Sequence from the Camelus dromedarius isolate mCamDro1 chromosome 12, mCamDro1.pat, whole genome shotgun sequence genome:
caccacctctagtTCCAGAACcttcccatcaccccaaaaggaaaccccgtGCCCACCAGCagccactccccctccccctgctctcaGCCCCTGATGACAAACACACTTTCTGTCGccgtggatttgcctgttctgggcatttcacagaagtggaacCACACGTCTAGCTGTCCTCTGgagtctggcttatttcattcgcATCATGACCTGCGTCAGCGCTTCActccttttaaggctgaataatatcccctTGTACGAAcaaaccacatttttaaaatctattcaacTGCTGATGCCTATGCGAGTTGtttggctgctgtgaacacgCTGCTGCAGATGTGGGCGTGCAAACATCTGTTCGTGTCCCTACTTTCAATCCCTTTGGGTCTGCCCCtgggagcagaattgctgggtggGGGCCAGTTTTGGGCCGAGTTCCGCATACAGGATGGGCAGCTCCCCATTTTTCCCTTGGAGGCAGAATAAACGGAACATTCCGAATGGAACCAAGACGCCCTCTCTACGCCTCCCTCAGGTGCAGGGACCGCCGCgtgggaggggcagtgggagagGTCACTCCCCCAGGATCCACGTGCTCCCACGTGGAGCACATGAGCCCACAGGGATgcaaggaggggaagggggtggaaatcTGAGACGCGATGAGGATCGGGCAGCACTGACAGACGGCTTCCAGAAAAGCCGGCTCAAACCAAGAGAGCAGAAGCGTGCCCGACATCCATTGCTCACTGACTCACACGTGCTGTCTCAGGTGGGGCTTCCCGAGGTCGCCGCCGCCTGTCCGTGCCCAACGCCAGTGACTCGCCCTACCTTCCGACCTGCTGCGCCAGCTCTTTGGCCCGGTCGCATGTCTCCCGGGAGGAGTTCTCGCCGGCCATGTAGCAGGTGGTCAGAATGCGTCCGCAGAGCTCTCGGGGGTCCTGGGGTGTGTAGCTGGGCTGGTCCACGATGGTCCGGATGTCGGCCAGCACTTCCCGATCTGAAAACCATGGGACGGAAGGGCACGTGCTCTGTGCGAGGTGCCTGCACAGTTCAGTCCCTCTGCACCGCCCGGAGGCTCGCCAGGTCAGCGTCACGATGCCTGTTTCTCGGTTGTGTACACTAAGGGAATGGTCAGCGTCACCGCACAGGGCAGGAGGATGTGACCTGGGttgcctgactccagagcccctgTTCCTTCCATGGGGTGGCAGGCATCTGTGGCCTGATGGACACGGCCACATGGGTCCAAAGGCCTGGAAGGGACTATTTAATGGCCTCGCTGTCCCCAGACTTGGACACGTAAGCATGTCCTCACTGTGATGCTCAGGGCCTGGgttttccctctgctcctcccgtGGGCATCCCAGCGGCTCACCCCCCAGACCTGCTCGGGCCATGAACGCCACCTACTTCCGTCCTTCACAGCCTCACAGACCTGGCGGCACATGGAGTAGACGAGGCAGGCGGTGGCCGCGCTGTCCACCCCGCCACTCAGGGGCAGCAGAAACCCCGCCTGGAACAGCCAACCAAAGGCGGTGTGAGCAGAGCCTCGGAGAAGCAAGGTGCCCAGAGATGAGCCCAGCTCCACCCGCAAACCCTGATAAGCGCCCACGAAACGCTTCCACTGTGGGAGGAAGAAAGATGCCCCACACGTCTCAGAGTGGACCttccaggaggcagagacagCTCCGCTGTGCAGAGTGCCTAAGGCCGAGTCTCCGTGGGAAACGACAGACGCGCGTGACCACAAAGCTAGCAGGACACGGGGGGTCTCGTAATCAGCGCTATCAGACGGGGCCCCAAAGATGGAGCCGAACCTCAGGACACGTGTCCTCTGGCCTCTGGCTAGGGGACACCAGGCTCCCAACTGAGGGAGGGTGGAGACGCTTGCCGTAAAAACCTCAAACACAGACCAACCAGCGGAAGGAGCACAGGGAGCTGGTGAGGCACTGACGGTTTACCTGTTGGCTACGTCTTAAGAAGTCCCAGAGCCAGCATGCAGGTCCGAGGCTGGGGAACAGCGGGAAATGTTAGCTTGGGAGCTGGTGACCTGGGGGCCGGGGCCAAGGCGGACGCAGTGCCCACGAGACCCGCCAGCCGTGGCTGGGCTGTCACGATGCACCAGCCTGTTCTAAGCAGTTCGTGTAAATGAAAGCGTTTGAAGCCTTGTACAGCCCGGGGAGGTAGGTAAGTGATTGGGCCCATTttgaaatggggaaactgaggcacagaaaggaaaTGACAGTGTCTTTGTGCCCAAGGGCCCAGTGCACAGAATGGGCAGGGCTGGGCGTGGGAGCCAGGCGGTGTGGCCGCAGCATCACAGAGCGTGGCCTTGTCCCACCCAAGCTCAGGCTCTGGGCCACCACCCGGGGCAGGACGGGATGGAGGGGGTGCCCTTGGGAAGCACAGGACCctgcccccaccgccccccaCAATGGGCCCCACCTGATCTCCTCAGCAGGACTGTGGTATTTCCACTCAACTGGCTCAGACAGCGGCTCCAGCAAGTCCTCGTGGCACGAGAGGGCGAAGTCCACCTTCACACGGGGGTAGGGGCTCACCTTGCTGGCCTTGGGGTGGAGAGTTGTGGCAAAGGACACCCCTCAGGGCTGGAAACCACTCTGGCTCCTGAGATGACCGCAGAGCTGGACTCTACCAGCCAGTGGGAAACACAGCTCAGGACCCAGTGGGGACCGTTCAGCCACTGGGACCCACAGAACAGGGAGACGATGCAGCAGTGctggggggggaggtgggggacccGGAGCCCCTCCCTCAGTGCTGGGGGGGAAGTGGGGGACCCAGAGCCCCTCCCTCAGTACTGGGGGGGAAGTGGGAGACCCAGAGCCCTCCCTCAGTGCTGGGGGGGACGTGGAGGACCCAGAGCCCCTCCCTCAGTACTGGGGGGGAAGTGGGAGACCCAGAGCCCTCCCTCAGTGCTGGGGTGGGACATGGAGGACCCAGAGCCCCTCCCTCAGTGCTGAGGGGGAAGTGGGGGACCTGGAACCCTCCCTCAGTGCTGGGGGGAAGTGGGGGACCCAGAGCCCTCCGTCAGTGCTGGGGGGTACCTGAGATGGGGCAGCAGCTGAGGAGAGCCTGGCAGGGCCACCAACAGTTTAACATAGAATCATCATGTGATCCCTCAAGTCCAGTCTCAGACATACAACCCGGAGACACACAAACATCCACGCAAAAACCTGGGCCTACGTCCACCAACGGCTGCTAGGCTCATCGGAGACAAAGAGTGGAAGTGGTCGAAATGACCAccgacagaagaatggataaacaccAGGTGGTCTATCCacccagtggaatattattcggccaggaaaaggaataaaagcCCCGACACGCTACAGCAGGGATGAACCTCGAAGACATTACTCTCAGTGAAAGGAGTCGGATGCACAAGGCCACATGGTACAGGACTCCATTTACATCACGTgaccagaacaggcaaatccttGGGGACAGAGCGCAGACGAGGTTgctgggggatgggggggtgAATGGGGAGGGACGGCTGATGGGGCCGGTTTCTTctgggtgatgagaatgttctgacACTGATCGTGGTGACGCTGCTTAACtccatgaatatactaaaaatacgGAGCCTTGTGCTGAAATCAGTGAACTGTGCGCTGTGGGAGTGAcagctcaataaagctgtcatCAAAAACCATTGCTGATGAGCATCCTATGCGTGTGTCTAAGCGCTCACCTCCAGGTTTCGAGACGAAATCTCCGCCCTGTAGCTTCTGACGTCCTCCAAATCCAACGTGGCGGTGAGGACTTCCTGGAGAAGgcagtttcaaaaataaattgtgatttccgtttgttttttttttcactcacacATCTAATTTGTTCTCATAGGTGTGCCAAGTTGCAGACGGTGAGTCGCACCTTCTGAGGCAGGGACTGCAGGCTCAGGGAGAGGGGACAGCCGTGGTCCTGTGGGTCCCACGCCCTTTCCTCTTGTGGCCACCAGAACTCCTGCTGACCTGAGACACGTGCCGGTGACCCATTCATCACGGCACAGGACGCAATTCTGTCTCCATGCCTGCTTCCAGGACTGGGGGGCGGGGCCTCACGCAGCCCACAGCCAACATGTGCTGCCCCTTTTTTTGgatccatttattattttattttattctgttttgttttattttttgattagtttttaacacctttattgtggtctgattcctgtacagtaaactacatataCTTCGGAAGTacgatttgatgaattttgataggtgtctatgcccatgaaaccaccaccacatttccatcactccccaagaggtgcattTTCAAATTCacagtttaccccttcccaccctctttacccactggcaaccatgagtttgttctctacgtctgtgagtctgtttctgctttgtaaataagttcatttgcgtcatttttttagattccacacacgAGTGATGTCacatggtctttttctttttctttctggcttacctcacttagaatgacattccagCAGCCGCCGGGTACCTACACATGCTGCCTTGGCCTCTGGGGAGCCCCACCTGCAAGCCCCTCCCCGCTCTGCTCCCGGGTGGAGCTCCCCCAGCCAAACAACCCTCTTATCGCGGGGACCAGGCACGGAGCCTGCTCATTCCCGAGGGGCCACTTCAGTTCCCCACCAGCCGAGGTTTCTTCATACAAACCCATCACCTCCTCCCGAGGACCCAGGGGTCATCCACCCGCTGTCACAAAGCCTGCtcctccccagtgcctggcatctcCCTGGGGCCCAAGGGCAGCCTCAGGGGGACCCTGCAGGCCGAGGCGTCCTCCTCCCCCTGTAGCAGATAAACCGCCTTGGGTCTCATCTGTCCAGCGTGCTGTGTGGGGCCATCCCTGTAACCTCGAGGTGGGAGTCCCTCCCTCACCAATGAGAGAGGAAGCAATCAAAACCAGCAAGACCCCGGGGCTGCACTGGACACCCTGGTTACGGGAGAGAATGGAGAACACGGCCCTGAAGGACAGAACCAACCGGGAAAGGAGCACACGCTGCTCCGGCCGCCGTGGCTGGGCCGGCGCGTGCCACGTACCACGTCGTCCAGGGAGAACTGCGATCCCTGGGCAAAGATGCTGCCGTTCATGGCGATCATGGCACAGCCGTCATAGTACAGCCGGTCCCCGTCACAGCCCTTCTGGTTGGCCAGCAAGTAAATCCCACCGTTCTGGAAAATGCAGGGCAGACGGCAATGGTCAGCTGTGGTCCCCCAGCCTCACCCTCCACCAGCCCAAACGTATGAAGCCTCAGACGCCACCCCCAACCCAGCAAAGAAAATGCCTGCGTCCAGGCAACGCCTCGCCGCTGTGATTTCCTGGCCGCCAAGGTACCAGGTGCCTCATTAAGTGTCCATTTCACCTCCCAACAACCCTTCAAGGTGGGCGCTGTCACCTCTGATGGACGGGAGAAGAGGTGGAGGTTCAGAGAAGACAAGCCCCACGTCGCAAAGCTGAGAGTCAAACCCGGCTTGGCTGAACGCAGCCTTGACCCGTGAACGTGCAAACCCGGCCCCTCGAGTCGTGCTGCCGCCAACTTATAGGCCTTCCCCGGGCCCTGCTGCTGCGGTGCCCACGGGCACCCTGGTTCCTGGTCACCGTGTCACTCGTCCCAAGACCAGTGTGCTGGTCAAGGGCCCAGAAGCTGGGCGGCTGGGCCGTGAGCCCAGGAGCCGCTTGACGGCCACAGGTAGGAGACAGACACACCCCAGCATCCCGGTCGCCGCCTACCTTGGTGGTTGCCATGGTCACCAGATCCACCCTGGCGTGGGCTTTGCGCAGCATGTGGTAGCTGCCCGAGGCGTTGGTGAAGATCTCCACGCCATCCAGGCCCATGTCGACATGCGGGCTGCGGGCAGAGAAGGGTGAAGGGGAGACCGGTGACCTCCCCAGCCCGACCCCCCAGCCCTGCAAGCCCGCCAGGACGCCTGCACATCTCCGGTCCTCAGGGCCCAGCAAGGTTGGGGATCTGACAGCGAGGAAGGCGGGGCTGACCTGCGGGGCGTCCAGAGCTCCTCGCAGACCTCACTCCCGATGCAGGTGTCCAGGGTAGCGAGCACGGCGTCCCCAAAGGGCACGGTCTCCTGCAGTCGGGACAAATCAGGGCTCACGGCTCCCGGCCATCCTGCCAGGCCACACACTGAGCCAGGACCCCAAGAGTCACGCACGAGACTTGTGTGAAGGTGCCATTTTGTTTCAAGACCCAGATGCATCCTTCTTGGACCTGGGGCCCAGGTGCCGGGGCCAGCCAGCATCTCCTCTGCCGACCCCAGGGCCTCGGTCACACCACTCATGAACCGGAAGCTAGGCTCTGAGCCTGACTGTGGCCATGACTGACTATGACTTGGTTCCTGCAGTTCCCGGGAGCACAGGTGGGCGTCCACACAGCAGCGACCTCCCTGACGCTCTTCTTACAGCATGTGTGCTCCCGAAGGGCCCGTCCTGTGTCAGAAACGACCCAGCCGGGCCCTCCAAAGCTCACAGGAGCTGACAGGCCACCAGCACCCTAGAAACAGGGCTGGAAGCAGAACGCAGGCGCACATGTCTCCAAGAGCCCGTTCACCACCCACAGGTGACGGGAGCTCGCAGGGCAGGGCCGCCGCTCTCGGGGACAGAGCCTCACTCGTGCTGCTGCTTTACTCAGCCAAGAAGCCACCCCAGGAGCATCATTCTGTACCGCGTCCCAGAGTTCTTGGTCAGGTTCCCCGACATGTGTGAGCTCAACTGCTCATCACCAAGAGCAAAGACCGAGGTGTCAGCCCGGCATTTCGTGTTCTGATGCCTCTGCCAGACACAGCCCTCACACGGGACCCCACGCCGGCTGTTGTGGGCGCCTGGCAAACCTGGCCACGTGGGCAGGGCCGGAATCCTGAGCCCATCTTCCTGGGAGAAGACCAGGGCTCAGAGCAACAGGGTGATAAACTGATGGAGACTCACCTGCTTTGTCAGCTCCTGTATCATCCGGGGGAGGAAATACTCCTCTGTTTGCCTGGAAAGGAAACCACCGCAGGTCTGAGGAGGGCCGTGTTGGAAAGCACGCAGGACGGCGTCCGGGTGGAAAGCCAAAATCAAGCAGAGAGCTTGGAACGGATGAGTCGGCAAAGGGACAGGCACACAGTCACACGGGCCGTAACTACCAGCTTCGGATGAAAGGGAAGTGTAAGGAGATGCGGCGGGAAGCTGGGCAGCCCGCCACGAGACACCGAGACGCGCGGTGCGCACCCCCCAACCCTGATGGACAGTGGTCCTGGGATGATCTGAAAGGAAGCTATTTCCCCATGGAGAAGTCCAGGTGGACTTCCTGACCAGAGCCCCTGACCAGAAAGACCACACCGCATTACCCCGACATATGACAAACCTGTTTCATCCCTGAAATCATAGAAACGAGGTTCCAAGTTGTACAAGACGGACAAGAGTTCCACACACAACTTTGGTACAAGGCACCCCATGGTACTGCACTTCTGGATGATTTCAGCGGTTTTCacttaagtaaattttaaaagcttagaAACTGGGAGGCTGACGCTGTTCCTCCCTCACTAGCGAAGGGAACAGCAGCCGCGgacccctctgcccccagagcTGCCTCGGCACCACACAGTGAGCATGCAGCTCACCACCTGCCGGTGTGCAGATGACGATGTTGCTGCCTCAAAATtcgtttaaaaaaattattttggagggGAAGCaaaaaggtttatttatttatttttagaggagataccggggattgaacccaggacctcgtgcatgctaagcatgtgctctaccactgagctgtacccgccCTCTCAAAACTCATTTTAAAGGGAAGAGCTGCCAAAGGTTTCTCCCTTCATCCTCACCATCTCCCTCACTGAGCGCAGAGATGCACTGAGGACCAGATGAAGGCAAGCCCATCGgggacccccaccctccccactctcTGCTCCAAAGCCACTGAACCTAGCGGACGGCTCATGAGGGTCGCACAGTTCAGGAGAGAGCCGAAGTATCAAGGACCAACCCCCCAGCAGCAGTGAGTCATTCCAGGCTGGCCTCGGGCCGGCCCGGCGCATCCGTCCAGCTGCCTCGGCACCTGCACCTCCCTGGCTCTGCACAGCTCGCGAGGTCTCTGATCAAATGTCCTTCCTCCCCAGCAAACATCCTCTGGAGCAGCCCCAGCAGCGCAGTCCTGCTGAGAAGCCATTTCTGGCCATGCCGACGGCTGTCTTCTCTACCCACCCCCTGGGAGATGCAGGACCCCCCCGACCCCGCGCCCCCCGTCTTACCACACTCAGACTTGGGGCATCCACCTAAGACTTAACGAAATTAACCTGATTCTTAGATTCTCTGCAGTCAAGAACTGGGCCTTTTTTCTGGTCTCCTACAAGGGCCTGGAAGAGCACCTTGAAACCGTGACGGGCCCGTCACCAAAGCAGGGCACAGCCACAGGGCCACTTTATTGTTGCCATTTTGGCACAGCTCCCGAAGgggaaaaaatctgttttttaaaaaattaattataccaAAACGAAAGCCTCTGGTTGCTCGAGCtcagtgtctcctgccaccccttCTACAGGCAAAATCAAGGGAGTGAAGGCCTGAAAGAATTTAACATTTCAAcattagaaacaagaaaaaagtgaACCTGAGATGTGTACTCACAGTTAGAGACAACAGAAACCAACGCAAGAATGCATTTAAAACTGAAACTAGACTAGCTGTGGTGCGGCCATCCGAAACAGCCGGGCGGCCACTGGGCTATGGCTCCGGCCTCACTGAGGACTTGAACCTTCCGGATGGTATCAGACTCAAGGACACCACAGCTGTTCCCAAAACAGTACCTGCCAGCTGCCAGCCGCAGCCTCATGTGCCCGAGGTCCCTCCTGCAACTGCGAATCTTTCCTTTACTTGAGGagcagcagggaaggaggcagcctGAGCCGCAGCCTCCCTGCGGAGGCTGACGCCTCTCTGGCCAGAAGAGACCGCTAGACGGTAAGATTGCTTTGGGTCACAGCTCAGCAAAAGAAGGAGGCGCTGCGTAGTGGCCGACAGCCCCTGTTCCGCAGGTATCAGCGGCACAGCAGAAGCTAACACCTGTTTAGATAAAACTGAACAAAAGGCAACTTGGCACCAAAAAAAGTCCTCATGAGAAGAACCTGGATTCGATCTCTCAGGAAGCACCTTCTCGTGGGTCCCGGCAGGAGCCGGCCTGCATCTGAGGGCTGCTTAGACCGGGTGCCGGTGTTGTGTGTGCCGCCCTTTACGCCCCCTTTCGTCACAACTCTCGACTTGCTGTTTGCCTCGCGTCCTCAAGCCCAAAGCCTTGGCCTCATCCTGGGATTTGTGAGGATTTGCAGTCAAATCTGAAGCAGTTTCATTGCTCAGCCTCTTGTTAGGCCTCCACCCGTCTTCAGCAGGAAGTGGCCAGAGTGGTCACCGACCCCCGTCTTCAAGACTGAGGAACGATCCAAAGATGGGGGACTGGAACTGAGCCCCCCGGAGTTAAGAGACACTGGCGGCCAACAGGAATCCCTGAGCTGGTCTTGCAGAGGAACAGACTGAGGGACGGCTCGTTAGACCCCTCTGCCTGTAAACTGCCTCCACTGATTAAACTCGGTTtagcaatgttttctttcttttttcccctctttaacAGCATAGATTCCCAGCTTCATGCAGCCCAGTCGTTTTACAAGAATGAGGAGGCTGCCTCATCAGTTatcagggaaaccagcagaggggcgtGTCCCCTACCACCCCTGCGATAAACCGGCACGTGGAGACAGCTCGCATCTGAAGATTCGAACaggcgcgggcgggggcgggggcgggcacGCAGGCACTGACTGGCTAGGCTCTGAGGTTAGGAGGGAAGGGCAGTCAGGCGAGTGGCTGTAGGTGAGGAGGGACTGCTGGAGCAGCGGATGTGCAGAGAGCACGAGAGCGGCCATCCTGGGGGCCTGACCACACAGCTGCAAACCTCAGTGCCTCGGCCCTTGGTTTGCTGCACCTCAGGCAAGCGGACCTGGTTCGGTAACAGACTTGTGACTGACACCTGAAGTTGGGCGGGGCTCCTGGGGGGCATTCTGTGGGGCTGAGCCCTGAGCCTGTGGGGTTTGATGCTGCCTCCAGGGAGACAGTATCAGAACTCAGTTAACTAACTGACTGGTGATGGCAGAGTCACAGAACGGTACTGGTTGCTGTGCTCCAGCAAATGAGCAACAGGCTGGAGAAGACAGTTGCCCAGGAGCCGATCAAAgcctggagggtgggaagagaagtCCCAGAGGACTGTGATGGGGAGGGGGTGCCGGCTGTGCAGCCAGCCTGGGGGGCAGGAAGCGCCCGTCTGGAGTCTGGGGTGAGtcagagcagagaacagagatggaAGGAACTGGACGCCGGTGGACTCCTGGCAGAGGAATGCGGGGAGATACAGGGGCTCAGACACAGCCTGCAGCTCAGCTGTGAACTGATGCGTTGGCCGGTCGTGAAGTGCTGAGCTGCGACCGGTCAGAataaactaaatataaaaatttttaaaaaaaaggaagaaagaaacagcgAGACCCACACAGAGTCCCCTGCCCCCAAGACTGCAAACCAAGACTTCGCTGCAGTTTGATCCCCTCTGAGAACTCTGACCACTCTAGGGAGTCACCTGTGTGCTACAGACCCTGCCGCCGCCTCCCCAGGAAGGAAGACCTGGCTTGAAccatccttccttttctctgctcatgtctTCTTGTCCTGCCCCACTTCTGCCCAGAAGAACCTTCCGTCTTGTACAGGCCCTCGGACGCCCTTGTTTACCAGACATGACGCTGCCCAGCATCTGAATCATCAAGTAAAGCCAATCAGATCATCAGCTTCACTtgggtgaatttttgttttt
This genomic interval carries:
- the NADSYN1 gene encoding glutamine-dependent NAD(+) synthetase isoform X4; protein product: MGRKVTVATCALNQWALDFEGNLQRILKSIEIAKHRGARYRLGPELEICGYGCWDHYHESDTLLHSLQVLAALLESPVTQDIICDVGMPVMHRNVRYNCRVIFLNRRILLIRPKMALANEGNYRELRWFTPWSRSRQTEEYFLPRMIQELTKQETVPFGDAVLATLDTCIGSEVCEELWTPRSPHVDMGLDGVEIFTNASGSYHMLRKAHARVDLVTMATTKNGGIYLLANQKGCDGDRLYYDGCAMIAMNGSIFAQGSQFSLDDVEVLTATLDLEDVRSYRAEISSRNLEASKVSPYPRVKVDFALSCHEDLLEPLSEPVEWKYHSPAEEISLGPACWLWDFLRRSQQAGFLLPLSGGVDSAATACLVYSMCRQVCEAVKDGNREVLADIRTIVDQPSYTPQDPRELCGRILTTCYMAGENSSRETCDRAKELAQQVGSHHLGLNIDPAVKAVVGIFSLVTGKSPLFAAHGGSSRENLALQNVQARVRMVVAYLFAQLSLWSRGARGGLLVLGSANVDESLLGYLTKYDCSSADINPIGGISKTDLKDFVQFCMESFQLPALQSILVAPPTAELEPLASGQVSQTDER